TGCGGATTTCCATATCGTTGGGCAAGATAAGTCGCTACCCCATTTAAAATATCGTCTTTAAAACGATCAGGGATATCGATCCAGTGATCGATTAGCAAATGTATGAAACGAGTCGGACTCCTCGACGAAGCCTCGCTTAGTTGCCATTCAACCTGCTTCGCTCCTCCAATCAAGAAATCGCGCTCCCAATCATTCCGGCCTTCTTTGGTATAGTGCGATAGAATTTTTAGCACAGCTTCATCCGTGCTACAAAGAAATCGCTCATACGAAAAAGGTGCTGCGATCCGGCCGCTCCGTGAATCAACATATGGTTGCCGGGTGAAAGGGCTGGATTTTCTCTCCCAATCAATCAATGTCATCTGAGCCTCCGGGGATCGCAGATAAGCGGGAATTGCTGATATCAACTCAACACGAGTTCTGAGTATCCACAGGTTTTCTTCAATGTTTTCATCGCCTCCTAGAGTCAGGATTAACGATAGTACAGAATCCTGAGTGCATTCATTCAAGTACACAAACGAAGCATTGAGCAAATTTCCAAGCTCGTATCTCAGGTTTGATTCCAGCATTTTTTTGTCGAGTATCAATGTTCCGATTTCAGCGACATTGCGTTCGGGTGAATGGGTAAGTGCCAAAATAGCGAAGTAGCGCAAAGCACCTTCATGGCTGCGACAAAGTTGTGCACGATGGTTGATCCACCAGCCGGTATGTTCATTGGCATGATGGATGATTGCGTTTTCAATTGCCTGGAATAACATAGTTTCTTCGAAGGCGTGACTGGTGTCATGGCGGCTATGTATAGAGCCGTATGAGGTATGCCTAAGAAAGTTATCGTACCAATCTCGATTGTTATGGTACCGCTTGTTAAGAATGCAGCTCCACTGCTCGATGGATGCAATTGCTAAATCCAGCAGATACTCCGATTGCAGCATACGTTGGCAAAGAAAATCTTTGCTTGCGAATTCGTTAAGGCCGCACTTGAGTTTATGGCCGAAATGGTACTTTAATAGATCTTCTTCTTTGATATCGCCTGCGATATAACGCCACAGCAATGCATCATTAGCTCCGCCAGTATCGATGTGACGAACAATTGCATCACCCAAAAAATCGATTTCTTGATGCGGTAGAGTTAAAAGTTTTTCGAGAAGCTGACCTGTATTAATTCCGGCGTCTGAATCAATATCGCGTAGTTCAAAAGCAATATTCTGCGCAATCCGGTTATGCTCTACCCAGTCATATTTCAAAGCATTCAACCAAAAGGAAAGCACGCCTTTAGGATCAGCTTTCTTCCAGGAAGCTATCCGATTTACATGCGCGATTAAACTTTGTGAGTCGTGTTCTTGCGTTATAAGAGGGACTAGGAATTTAAGCCAGAAATGATGCCATTCGATCGCATGGCCGTGTTCATATAACGAATTGAAGAGTTCGCGGTGCTGACGACGGAGGTGCTGAATCAGTGACCAATCTTCATCTTGCGGAATTTGTTCGGCTAATGATTCCGCCACAAGACGCCGGATATGAAATGCTGCGTTGCTATCAAATACGGCGCGAAGTTGCCGGCGAAAACTTAAACGATCTCCAGCCGCCAGATACGCGACATAAGCGCGGATCGTCGGGCGAACGAAAGGTACAGCCGGAAGTTTTTCTATAAAGGATTTCAAAGTAAGCTGATCTCGCTCAGCTCCGCTGACGACGAGAACATCGAGTAGAGTTTGATGTCCATATTCGATATTGCCGGACTGATTTTGATGCAGCACGCCAGTGCTTAAAAGCCGTTTGAAAATCTCATCCGATACTTGGATCTGCATATGCGGAATATCGAGCCGCCGTGATTTCAACATTCGGTTTGCCATCTGTTCAATAGCTATCATGGCAGTTTCGCCCAGAGCTGCATCACTCTGTACTATCGTTTCCAGATATTTCCGGCTCAGTGCTTGGCTTGTTGCAATATTGAAACCTCCGGCTTGTTGCGCAATATCTGCGAATATCGCAAGTTCCCGAGGATTTTGAAGTAGGTTCCGCGTGATTGTGTCGAGTGATGCTGGATCGACTCCAATTTTACTAACCAGTGGAGAGACTACGGTTTCCCAATCCAGCGGTGCATTGTTGACTGTTTGATCCCATTCTCGCTCGGAAAGGCGGCGGTCGTACTTCCGGTCAAATTCTCGGCAAGCAGCAATTACCGTTACGTTTGGGATGAGCAGCAGCTGATCTATCTGTGCGAGGAAAAAAGATAATACAGTATGCTCTCGAGATAGCGACAATACATCAAGCGAATCAATGATGACAATGGTATGTCTGTAATCAGACATCCGTCCAACTTGACCAATCAAGTTACTCGGCAGGCCAAGCGAACTCCTTGCTTCCGGTGTTGTGCAATTAGCATATTCACGGGCTTGGATGAATAAGGTAGCCAAGTCCGAGCGCTTCTCAAGCTCTTCCTGCAAACTCAGAAGCACGCATGTCTTTCCAGAGCCGGGCGTTCCAGTAAGCAGAACCGAATGTTTTCTCGTTTCAATTGCATTGAGGAGCTCGCTGATAGCAGAGGCATATAGCTGGTTTCCAGCGATATCACGACGCCAGTCACGACCGACTGCGGAGGCATTAGCAAACGATTTTTGGATTTCTTGTTGCGATAAGGGTAGAACAAACGTTGCGCCTGATTTAACCAGAATATCGTGAAGATCGGTTTTGGTAAGTCGGTGCGTAAGCAGTGTTGAAGAATTTCCATTGTTTGTGACTCGAGCTCCGAGCGAATCGAGTCTCGTCCATAACGCATTGAATGCATCTTCTGCATTTGAAACAAGATATGCCAGACGTTCCTTTAAAAGCTCTCGCATACGTTCGAACTTAGGGGACGTTTCGAAGGTTATTTGCTGGAGCAGATCGTAGGTGCTGATTCCATAGTCAGCTATAAGCTTGGCTAAATCTGTGTCGATTTTCTGATGATCTTTGGTCAGACTTTTTTGATATGCAGTTTTATTCGGCTGAGTAGTTGAGTGTTCACGTAGTTTTGCTAGAGCTCCAAAGCTTCCGCGTGTGTAGAAGATGACCTGCGATTTTGGGTTGTTAGCCACGAATTGTGCGGCTTTGGCCAATTCATCTCCAAGATCAGCAACAGACCATGGTTTAAAATCCGGTTGGTTCT
This is a stretch of genomic DNA from Nitrosomonas sp. sh817. It encodes these proteins:
- a CDS encoding ATP-binding protein; the encoded protein is MSLAGVRSNRGDAYQTLVAFDWALSILSNDKYQWLEVDSTSLDAKGKPIAVDDVVIGLSDESTICCQCKKNQPDFKPWSVADLGDELAKAAQFVANNPKSQVIFYTRGSFGALAKLREHSTTQPNKTAYQKSLTKDHQKIDTDLAKLIADYGISTYDLLQQITFETSPKFERMRELLKERLAYLVSNAEDAFNALWTRLDSLGARVTNNGNSSTLLTHRLTKTDLHDILVKSGATFVLPLSQQEIQKSFANASAVGRDWRRDIAGNQLYASAISELLNAIETRKHSVLLTGTPGSGKTCVLLSLQEELEKRSDLATLFIQAREYANCTTPEARSSLGLPSNLIGQVGRMSDYRHTIVIIDSLDVLSLSREHTVLSFFLAQIDQLLLIPNVTVIAACREFDRKYDRRLSEREWDQTVNNAPLDWETVVSPLVSKIGVDPASLDTITRNLLQNPRELAIFADIAQQAGGFNIATSQALSRKYLETIVQSDAALGETAMIAIEQMANRMLKSRRLDIPHMQIQVSDEIFKRLLSTGVLHQNQSGNIEYGHQTLLDVLVVSGAERDQLTLKSFIEKLPAVPFVRPTIRAYVAYLAAGDRLSFRRQLRAVFDSNAAFHIRRLVAESLAEQIPQDEDWSLIQHLRRQHRELFNSLYEHGHAIEWHHFWLKFLVPLITQEHDSQSLIAHVNRIASWKKADPKGVLSFWLNALKYDWVEHNRIAQNIAFELRDIDSDAGINTGQLLEKLLTLPHQEIDFLGDAIVRHIDTGGANDALLWRYIAGDIKEEDLLKYHFGHKLKCGLNEFASKDFLCQRMLQSEYLLDLAIASIEQWSCILNKRYHNNRDWYDNFLRHTSYGSIHSRHDTSHAFEETMLFQAIENAIIHHANEHTGWWINHRAQLCRSHEGALRYFAILALTHSPERNVAEIGTLILDKKMLESNLRYELGNLLNASFVYLNECTQDSVLSLILTLGGDENIEENLWILRTRVELISAIPAYLRSPEAQMTLIDWERKSSPFTRQPYVDSRSGRIAAPFSYERFLCSTDEAVLKILSHYTKEGRNDWERDFLIGGAKQVEWQLSEASSRSPTRFIHLLIDHWIDIPDRFKDDILNGVATYLAQRYGNPHFDTSQWIPIEIPDPSVLARLILDEIERHPSYWHHCRAAAKALEASANVIENEHDATRLLFIAIGFANCQESGFDNDEKNLIHIGINMIRGDIAAAVMIIATRWAEKHRLFPDLLEPTLKRFARDPHPAVRALILQRLPYFQSLLPELGWEIFHLILENSNEHLWKIAEPCLYYAYHNRFNEVSRILERIVSVSTGETLETWGRISALAALSEHINLHEFVTQLRRLGSTDAWKGAASVWSNNENVTQHPEQCFFGIQAGLKEAGNIASTVAEKVSTLFGKHQPLVPISPDIFDKYLSIIERDQSNGHFHFNNIESWLNAASQLRPDDTLDSAEKLAAFIRSTKHPIYSFGALSQLLTRLFREAEEREESDTGTMLRRVISLQDSFLVIGINGLQEWLRDAERP